Proteins found in one Microbacterium sp. LWS13-1.2 genomic segment:
- a CDS encoding glutamine amidotransferase: MKPFVLLATRAEDVPADEEYALFLRYSGLSPDELVRVRLEAEPMPRFDLDALSGIFVGGGPFNASDPLEKKSAVQRRVEAEFATLLDEVVDRDFPFLGACYGIGTLGAHQHAVIDRTYPEPISVVPVTVTEAGASDPLLEGMPTTFDAFVGHKEAISQLPAAATLLASSPGCPVQMFRVGENVYATQFHPELDVEGITTRIHAYADYGYFAADELELTLAAVRRAAVSHPSRMLRTFVTRYAR; the protein is encoded by the coding sequence GTGAAGCCGTTCGTCCTCCTCGCCACCCGTGCCGAGGACGTGCCCGCCGACGAGGAGTACGCGCTGTTCCTGCGCTATTCCGGCCTCTCCCCCGATGAGCTCGTGCGGGTGCGGCTCGAGGCGGAGCCGATGCCGCGGTTCGATCTCGATGCGCTCTCGGGCATCTTCGTGGGCGGCGGACCGTTCAACGCTTCCGATCCCCTCGAGAAGAAGTCGGCGGTGCAGCGGCGGGTCGAGGCGGAGTTCGCGACCCTGCTCGACGAGGTCGTGGACCGCGACTTCCCGTTCCTCGGCGCCTGCTACGGCATCGGCACGCTCGGCGCCCACCAGCACGCGGTGATCGACCGCACCTACCCCGAGCCGATCAGCGTCGTGCCGGTGACGGTCACCGAGGCCGGGGCATCCGATCCGCTGCTCGAGGGGATGCCGACGACCTTCGACGCGTTCGTCGGACACAAGGAGGCGATCTCGCAGCTGCCTGCCGCGGCGACCCTGCTGGCGTCGTCGCCGGGCTGTCCGGTGCAGATGTTCCGGGTCGGCGAGAACGTGTACGCGACGCAGTTCCACCCCGAACTCGACGTCGAGGGCATCACGACGCGCATCCACGCGTACGCCGACTACGGCTACTTCGCCGCCGACGAGCTCGAGCTCACTCTCGCCGCGGTGCGGCGCGCGGCGGTCTCGCATCCGAGCCGCATGCTGCGTACGTTCGTCACCCGCTACGCGCGCTGA
- a CDS encoding CYTH domain-containing protein, whose protein sequence is MIGADEHPAEPTRPSHSVEIELKFDVDDDTALPDWSGLPGVSSVGAAEPRALDAVYLDSDDLALAHAGYAVRRRTGGPDEGWHIKGPRDEEGGRVELHWPLGTDDTIPDAVADALEAVAVTSHLAPIARIRNQRTAYALCDAEGGIVAEFVDDHVIATDERDGVQRTWREWEFELGPAAPGSADDRAALFAAAAQAVHAVGGREAASDSKLARTLGA, encoded by the coding sequence GTGATCGGCGCTGACGAGCACCCCGCCGAACCGACCCGCCCGAGCCATTCGGTCGAGATCGAGCTGAAATTCGACGTCGACGACGACACCGCGCTCCCCGACTGGTCGGGTCTGCCCGGGGTGTCGTCGGTCGGCGCAGCCGAGCCGCGTGCGCTCGACGCCGTCTACCTCGACAGCGACGACCTCGCCCTCGCGCACGCCGGCTACGCGGTGCGCCGCCGCACCGGCGGCCCCGACGAGGGCTGGCACATCAAGGGCCCCCGTGACGAGGAGGGCGGCCGGGTGGAGCTGCACTGGCCGCTCGGCACCGACGACACGATTCCGGATGCCGTCGCCGACGCCCTCGAGGCGGTCGCCGTGACGTCGCACCTGGCGCCGATCGCCCGCATCCGCAACCAGCGCACGGCGTATGCCCTCTGCGACGCCGAGGGCGGCATCGTCGCCGAGTTCGTCGACGACCACGTGATCGCCACCGACGAACGGGACGGTGTGCAGCGCACCTGGCGGGAGTGGGAGTTCGAGCTCGGCCCCGCCGCACCCGGTTCCGCGGACGACCGCGCGGCGCTCTTCGCCGCCGCCGCACAAGCCGTGCATGCGGTCGGTGGCCGGGAAGCGGCATCCGATTCCAAGCTCGCCCGCACGCTGGGAGCCTGA
- a CDS encoding MerR family transcriptional regulator — translation MPAASAHERASSAGLLSIGQVLARLSPEFPSLTSSKLRFLEVQGIVTPLRTESGYRKFSQDDLERLRLALTLQRDHYLPLSVIRDYLEDVDAGRDPATPTAVPPPSIVPAPRRYRRDEMLAAAGAAPQLLNDAISTGIIAGAESYTEQSVTLLRALVALDRHGIEPRHVRALRQSAERDVALVESALAPLLRRTDASSRGRAGELAPELTRRLDDVRAIFVRAALDRMLA, via the coding sequence ATGCCCGCGGCTTCCGCCCACGAAAGGGCGTCGTCCGCGGGTCTTCTCAGTATCGGGCAGGTTCTCGCACGCCTGTCACCGGAGTTCCCGTCCCTGACCTCGAGCAAGCTGCGCTTCCTCGAGGTGCAGGGGATCGTCACACCGCTGCGCACCGAGTCGGGGTACCGCAAGTTCTCTCAGGACGACCTGGAGCGGCTGCGCCTCGCGCTGACGCTGCAGCGCGACCACTACCTGCCGCTGTCGGTCATCCGCGACTATCTCGAGGACGTCGACGCCGGTCGCGACCCAGCCACGCCGACCGCAGTGCCGCCTCCGTCGATCGTGCCCGCGCCGCGCCGCTACCGCCGCGACGAGATGCTCGCCGCCGCCGGTGCCGCCCCGCAGCTGCTCAACGACGCCATCAGCACGGGCATCATCGCCGGCGCCGAGTCGTACACGGAGCAGTCCGTCACGCTCCTGCGCGCGCTCGTCGCCCTCGACCGGCACGGCATCGAGCCGCGCCACGTGCGTGCGCTGCGACAGAGCGCCGAGCGCGATGTCGCCCTCGTCGAGTCGGCGCTCGCCCCGCTCCTGCGACGGACGGATGCCTCGTCCCGCGGTCGTGCCGGCGAGCTCGCGCCCGAATTGACCCGGCGTCTCGACGACGTGCGGGCGATCTTCGTGCGCGCCGCGCTCGACCGCATGCTCGCCTGA
- a CDS encoding response regulator, with the protein MAIARLHGGPLDGQLLPLEDPQLDRLIVPYSETQVVYERKGSPENTGDGDGPTEAEFWFIESEDDIDPYSDTARDRR; encoded by the coding sequence ATGGCCATCGCACGACTGCACGGAGGCCCGCTCGACGGGCAGCTCCTGCCCCTCGAAGACCCCCAGCTGGACCGCTTGATCGTCCCCTACAGCGAGACGCAGGTCGTCTACGAGCGCAAGGGGTCGCCCGAGAACACCGGCGACGGCGATGGGCCGACCGAAGCCGAGTTCTGGTTCATCGAGTCCGAGGACGACATCGATCCGTACAGCGACACCGCACGTGATCGGCGCTGA
- a CDS encoding copper resistance CopC family protein, which translates to MSHRVHKRLSAPVSALVAALLVAFAVVLGTASPAQAHDELLGSDPAADSSLDALPAQLTLTFSAEIADDEGASVVEVTDAAGTALTAGAPVVNDNVLTQPLAGEASGAVTVLWKVVSSDGHPISGEFSFTVAGAPAPTPAPTETTAPTPSETATAAPTETVEPTPTATSAPASDDAPSAWPWVIAGVLALALVAAVVYLLVSRSRREKALAASSASAPGAPSQPDSEPPADH; encoded by the coding sequence ATGTCACACAGAGTTCACAAGCGGCTCTCAGCCCCCGTCTCCGCGCTCGTCGCCGCCCTGCTGGTCGCCTTCGCCGTCGTGCTGGGCACGGCGTCCCCCGCTCAGGCGCACGATGAGCTGCTCGGCAGCGATCCCGCCGCCGACAGCAGTCTCGATGCTCTTCCCGCGCAGCTCACGCTCACGTTCAGCGCCGAGATCGCCGACGACGAGGGCGCATCGGTCGTGGAGGTGACGGATGCCGCGGGCACCGCGCTCACCGCCGGTGCCCCGGTCGTGAACGACAACGTGCTGACGCAGCCGCTCGCGGGTGAGGCGTCCGGTGCGGTCACCGTGCTGTGGAAGGTCGTCTCGAGCGACGGGCATCCCATCTCGGGCGAGTTCTCGTTCACGGTCGCGGGAGCGCCTGCACCGACGCCGGCGCCCACGGAGACCACGGCGCCGACGCCGTCCGAGACGGCGACCGCTGCGCCGACGGAGACCGTCGAGCCCACCCCGACCGCGACGAGCGCTCCTGCCTCCGACGACGCACCGAGCGCGTGGCCGTGGGTCATCGCAGGGGTGCTGGCGCTCGCGCTGGTGGCCGCCGTGGTCTACCTGCTGGTGTCGCGTTCGCGGCGCGAGAAGGCCCTCGCCGCCTCGTCCGCGAGCGCTCCGGGCGCCCCCTCGCAGCCCGACTCCGAGCCTCCGGCCGACCACTAG
- a CDS encoding FHA domain-containing protein: MEHDRRPDQGDIRRAAGADAHESDRAADTTQTFGHDSDLSFVPFGSELGDAELDAIDALPSGAALLLVRSGPTAGARYLLDSDVTTVGRHPEADIFFDDVTVSRRHAEITRSGTTFELVDQRSLNGTYVNGERVDRATLTNGAEVRVGKFRLNFFVSPADLARAADA; the protein is encoded by the coding sequence GTGGAGCACGACCGCCGACCCGATCAGGGCGACATCCGCCGCGCAGCAGGGGCCGACGCACACGAGTCCGACCGTGCCGCCGACACCACGCAGACGTTCGGCCACGACTCCGATCTCTCGTTCGTGCCGTTCGGCAGCGAGCTCGGCGATGCGGAGCTCGACGCGATCGATGCCCTCCCCTCCGGTGCTGCACTGCTGCTCGTCCGTTCCGGACCCACCGCAGGCGCCCGCTACCTGCTGGACTCCGACGTGACGACCGTGGGGCGGCATCCCGAAGCCGACATCTTCTTCGACGACGTCACCGTCTCGCGCCGCCATGCCGAGATCACGCGCTCCGGCACGACCTTCGAGCTGGTCGACCAGCGCTCCCTCAACGGCACCTACGTGAACGGCGAGCGGGTCGACAGGGCCACGCTCACCAATGGCGCCGAGGTGCGCGTCGGAAAGTTCCGCCTCAACTTCTTCGTCTCGCCGGCCGACCTCGCCCGGGCGGCGGACGCCTGA
- a CDS encoding ParA family protein has product MHVLSVSSLKGGVGKTTVTLGLASAAFARGVRTLVVDLDPQSDVSTGMDIQVAGRLNVADVLANPKEKTVRQAITSSGWAKVHPGTIDVMIGSPSAINFDGPHPSVRDVWKMEEALATIEADYDLVLIDCAPSLNALTRTAWAASDRVIVVTEPGLFSVAAADRALRAIEEIRRGLSPRLQPLGIVVNRVRPQSIEHQFRIKELRDMFGPLVLSPQLPERTSLQQAQGAAKPLHIWPGDSAQELAADFDSLLDRVMRTGRIPVPEDTRS; this is encoded by the coding sequence GTGCACGTCCTATCCGTCAGCTCGCTCAAGGGTGGCGTCGGCAAGACGACCGTGACTCTCGGACTCGCGTCGGCGGCCTTCGCCCGCGGTGTCCGCACGCTCGTCGTCGACCTCGACCCGCAGTCCGACGTATCGACGGGCATGGACATCCAAGTCGCCGGTCGACTGAATGTCGCCGATGTCCTCGCCAATCCCAAGGAGAAGACGGTCCGCCAGGCCATCACCTCCAGCGGCTGGGCGAAGGTGCATCCGGGCACCATCGACGTCATGATCGGCAGCCCGTCCGCGATCAACTTCGACGGCCCGCACCCGAGCGTGCGCGACGTCTGGAAGATGGAAGAGGCGCTCGCCACCATCGAGGCCGACTACGACCTCGTCCTCATCGACTGCGCGCCGTCGCTGAACGCCCTCACGCGCACCGCGTGGGCGGCATCCGACCGCGTCATCGTCGTCACCGAGCCCGGCCTGTTCTCGGTCGCCGCAGCCGACCGCGCCCTCCGCGCCATCGAGGAGATCCGCCGCGGCCTCTCCCCTCGCCTGCAGCCGCTGGGCATCGTCGTCAACCGCGTGCGCCCCCAGTCGATCGAGCACCAGTTCCGCATCAAGGAGCTGCGCGACATGTTCGGCCCCCTCGTGCTGAGCCCGCAGCTGCCCGAGCGCACCTCGCTGCAGCAGGCGCAGGGTGCCGCGAAGCCCCTGCACATCTGGCCCGGCGATTCCGCCCAGGAGCTCGCGGCCGACTTCGACTCGCTGCTCGACCGCGTCATGCGCACCGGCCGCATCCCGGTCCCCGAAGACACGCGCTCCTGA
- a CDS encoding MerR family transcriptional regulator — protein MTGDVAAGEPFGAELLFTDGLPAMDDEVGYRGAVAAKAAGITYRQLDYWARTELVEPTVRGASGSGSQRLYGFRDILVLKLVKRLLDTGISLQQIRTAVDQLRAAGIRDLAGTTLMSDGASVYLCTSNDEVIDLVSRGQGVFGIAVGKVLREVESELVEFEFERPDPMDELAVRRAARSA, from the coding sequence ATGACCGGAGACGTGGCTGCAGGTGAGCCATTCGGTGCCGAACTCCTCTTCACCGACGGACTTCCTGCGATGGACGACGAGGTCGGCTATCGCGGTGCCGTGGCGGCGAAGGCCGCCGGCATCACCTATCGTCAGCTCGACTACTGGGCTCGCACCGAGCTCGTGGAGCCGACCGTGCGGGGCGCGAGCGGGTCGGGCTCCCAGCGGCTGTACGGCTTCCGCGACATCCTGGTGCTGAAGCTCGTCAAGCGACTGCTCGACACCGGCATCTCGCTGCAGCAGATCCGCACCGCCGTCGACCAGCTCCGTGCCGCCGGCATCCGCGATCTCGCCGGCACCACCCTCATGAGCGATGGCGCGTCCGTCTACCTCTGCACATCTAACGACGAGGTCATCGACCTCGTCAGCCGCGGCCAGGGCGTGTTCGGCATCGCCGTCGGCAAGGTGCTGCGCGAGGTCGAGTCCGAGCTCGTCGAGTTCGAGTTCGAGCGGCCCGACCCCATGGACGAACTCGCGGTCCGCCGCGCCGCCCGCTCCGCCTGA
- the lpdA gene encoding dihydrolipoyl dehydrogenase codes for MPHYDVAILGAGPGGYVAAVRASQLGLKVAIIEEKYWGGVCLNVGCIPSKALLKNADLAHQFHHKADLFGISGDVHFDFGVAWDRSRKVADTHVKGIHYLMKKNKVDEYEGRGSFTGPNAIRVTKADGSTEDVTFDNAIISTGSKVRLLPGVQIGGNIVTYEEQILARDLPQSIVIVGAGAIGMEFAFVMVNYGVKVTIIEFLDRALPNEDADVSKEIARQYKGYGVDILTSTKVETVTDHGDRVTVTYTPAAGGETQSIDADKVMMSIGFAANVEGFGLENTGVKLTDRGAIDIDDHMRTNVPHIYAIGDVTAKLQLAHVAEAQGVVAAETIGKTETMTLGDYRMMPRATFCSPQVASFGLTEQQARDAGYDVKVAKFPFSANGKANGLGEPIGFVKLIADGEHLELLGGHLIGPDVSELLPELTLAQKWDLTALEAARNVHTHPTLSEAVQEAFHGLAGHMINL; via the coding sequence ATGCCTCACTACGACGTCGCCATCCTCGGCGCGGGGCCCGGCGGGTACGTCGCGGCCGTCCGTGCTTCTCAGCTCGGCCTCAAGGTCGCGATCATCGAAGAGAAGTACTGGGGCGGTGTCTGCCTCAACGTCGGCTGCATCCCCTCGAAGGCTCTGCTCAAGAACGCCGACCTCGCGCACCAGTTCCACCACAAGGCCGATCTGTTCGGCATCTCGGGTGATGTGCACTTCGACTTCGGGGTCGCATGGGATCGCAGCCGCAAGGTGGCCGATACCCACGTCAAGGGCATCCACTACCTGATGAAGAAGAACAAGGTCGACGAGTACGAGGGGCGCGGATCGTTCACCGGTCCGAACGCGATCCGTGTGACCAAGGCCGACGGCTCCACCGAGGACGTCACCTTCGACAACGCGATCATCTCCACCGGCTCCAAGGTCCGCCTGCTTCCCGGCGTGCAGATCGGCGGCAACATCGTCACCTACGAGGAGCAGATCCTCGCCCGCGACCTGCCGCAGTCGATCGTCATCGTCGGCGCCGGCGCCATCGGCATGGAGTTCGCCTTCGTCATGGTGAACTACGGCGTCAAGGTCACGATCATCGAGTTCCTCGACCGGGCCCTGCCCAACGAGGACGCCGACGTCTCCAAGGAGATCGCGCGCCAGTACAAGGGCTACGGCGTCGACATCCTCACCTCGACCAAGGTCGAGACGGTCACCGACCACGGCGACCGCGTCACCGTGACCTACACCCCGGCGGCCGGCGGCGAGACGCAGTCGATCGACGCCGACAAGGTCATGATGTCGATCGGCTTCGCCGCAAACGTCGAGGGCTTCGGGCTCGAGAACACCGGCGTGAAGCTCACCGACCGCGGCGCCATCGACATCGACGACCACATGCGCACCAACGTGCCGCACATCTACGCGATCGGCGACGTCACCGCCAAACTGCAGCTGGCCCACGTGGCCGAGGCGCAGGGCGTCGTCGCCGCCGAGACGATCGGCAAGACCGAGACGATGACCCTCGGCGACTACCGCATGATGCCGCGCGCCACGTTCTGCTCGCCGCAGGTCGCCTCGTTCGGCCTCACCGAGCAGCAGGCGCGCGACGCCGGCTACGACGTCAAGGTCGCCAAGTTCCCGTTCTCGGCGAACGGCAAGGCGAACGGCCTGGGCGAGCCCATCGGCTTCGTCAAGCTCATCGCGGACGGCGAGCACCTCGAGCTGCTCGGCGGTCACCTCATCGGCCCCGACGTCTCGGAGCTGCTGCCCGAGCTGACGCTCGCCCAGAAGTGGGACCTCACTGCTCTCGAGGCCGCGCGCAACGTCCACACGCACCCGACGCTGTCGGAGGCCGTGCAGGAGGCCTTCCACGGCCTCGCCGGCCACATGATCAACCTCTGA
- a CDS encoding aminotransferase class I/II-fold pyridoxal phosphate-dependent enzyme, whose protein sequence is MASMTLHPDSLAVHAGRDDLAALGVHALPLDLSSTNPLPGIELGGMSYEVLATGGHPFEGGSNVYARLWNPTVARFEDALARLEHAEEAVAFSSGMAAVTAVLLALTHESQRRHVVAVRPLYGGTDHLLASGLLGVETSFCAPDAVAAAMRDDTALVVLETPANPTLELVDIRAVVAAAGDVPVLVDNTFATPVLQHPLDLGAALSLHSATKYLGGHGDVVGGVVACDARLAAALRRTRAITGAIMHPLSAYLLHRGLATLPVRMRAQQEGARVVAEWLTTRPEVARVHFPGFAASDPRGLVGTQQSGPGAMIAIELAGGFDAASSLTAAVELFTHAVSLGSVDSLIQHPAALTHRPVASDAKPSDALVRLSIGLENPADLIADLAQAFNATTVERGRVEPALA, encoded by the coding sequence ATGGCATCGATGACGCTGCACCCTGACAGCCTTGCCGTGCACGCCGGCCGCGACGATCTCGCAGCGCTGGGCGTCCACGCACTCCCCCTCGACCTCTCGTCGACCAATCCGCTGCCCGGCATCGAGCTCGGCGGCATGTCGTACGAGGTGCTGGCGACCGGCGGCCACCCGTTCGAAGGAGGCTCGAACGTCTACGCGCGGCTGTGGAACCCGACGGTCGCCCGGTTCGAAGACGCCCTCGCGCGCCTCGAACACGCCGAGGAGGCGGTGGCGTTCTCGTCGGGCATGGCCGCGGTCACCGCGGTGCTGCTCGCGCTGACGCACGAGTCCCAGCGCCGCCACGTCGTGGCGGTGCGTCCTCTGTACGGCGGCACCGACCATCTGCTCGCATCGGGGTTGCTCGGCGTCGAGACCTCGTTCTGCGCCCCCGACGCGGTCGCCGCGGCGATGCGTGACGACACGGCGCTCGTCGTGCTCGAGACGCCGGCCAACCCGACGCTCGAACTCGTCGACATCCGCGCCGTCGTCGCTGCGGCCGGCGACGTGCCCGTGCTGGTCGACAACACGTTCGCCACGCCCGTGCTGCAGCATCCACTCGATCTCGGTGCCGCACTGTCGCTGCACAGCGCCACGAAGTACCTCGGCGGTCACGGTGACGTCGTCGGCGGAGTGGTCGCCTGCGACGCACGGCTCGCCGCGGCGCTGCGCCGCACGCGCGCCATCACCGGTGCGATCATGCACCCGCTCTCCGCGTACCTGCTGCACCGCGGTCTCGCGACGCTGCCGGTGCGCATGCGGGCGCAGCAGGAGGGCGCCCGCGTCGTCGCAGAGTGGCTCACGACTCGACCCGAGGTAGCGCGCGTGCACTTCCCCGGCTTCGCGGCGAGCGATCCGCGCGGGCTCGTGGGCACTCAGCAGTCGGGTCCGGGCGCGATGATCGCGATCGAGCTGGCCGGCGGCTTCGACGCCGCATCGTCGCTGACGGCGGCGGTCGAGCTGTTCACGCACGCGGTGTCGCTGGGCAGCGTCGATTCGCTCATCCAGCACCCGGCCGCTCTCACACATCGCCCGGTGGCGTCGGACGCGAAGCCCTCGGACGCGCTGGTGCGCCTGTCGATCGGCCTCGAGAACCCGGCCGACCTGATCGCCGACCTGGCTCAGGCCTTCAACGCCACCACTGTTGAGCGAGGACGGGTCGAGCCGGCGCTCGCGTGA
- the glgP gene encoding alpha-glucan family phosphorylase, which produces MKAIRTFTVRPVLADTLAPLDRLASNWRWSWSRATHALFASMDPALWDDIGANPARMLGALGQSRLDELSRDEEFVARVREEDERLTAYLEGDRWFQQLEGDKPAHIAYFSPEFGVDGSLPQYSGGLGILAGDHLKSASDLGVPLTGVGLFYRAGYFRQSIGDDGWQREAYPLLDPYGLGLTLLRDRAGAPVEIALDLPGDRRLYARVWIADIGRIPLLLLDSETPSNTDEMRRVTDRLYGGGGEHRLLQELLLGVGGVRAVRAWSELNGRPAPDVYHTNEGHAGFQGLERMSELITQDALSFDEALAQVRAGTVFTTHTPVPAGIDRFSRDLIADYLASGLFQNLDAGRAIALGLETWNGGDQGVFNMAVLGLHLGQHANGVSVLHGEVSRGMFGMLWPGVDADEVPITSITNGVHAPTWVHPALKAVSERAWGDARTDTHDWTDRAAVTDAELWGVRQQMKGGLIAEARRRVAASVSTGNGHTPSWVEDLLDPDVLTIGFARRVPTYKRLTLMLRDPERLTALLTDPERPVQIVIGGKSHPADDSGKILIQQLVRFSRDPKVRGRIVFLPDYDITLAKDLYPGCDVWLNNPLRPLEACGTSGMKAALNGALNLSILDGWWDEWFDGENGWAIPTADTASNDEERDDAEAAALYDLIEHQLVPKFYEREGGIPTAWLGMVRHTMTDLGKKATSDRMVRDYVQRLYVPAAAHDVALRANEFALAREVAAFVGRIKGAWGRISIASVDSSGIPAQAQAGDALEVRADVRLDGLSPDDVAVELLYGSTDEDDALARDHSVYRLSPTGEGVDGVRAFTGTLPLSVTGTFGYTVRVRPAHPQLVSPVELGFVTYAS; this is translated from the coding sequence GTGAAGGCCATCCGAACGTTCACGGTCCGCCCTGTGCTGGCCGACACCCTCGCCCCGCTCGATCGCCTCGCCTCGAACTGGCGCTGGTCGTGGAGTCGCGCGACGCACGCGCTGTTCGCGTCGATGGATCCCGCCCTGTGGGACGACATCGGCGCCAACCCCGCCCGCATGCTCGGCGCGCTGGGTCAATCCCGCCTCGACGAGCTCTCGCGCGACGAGGAGTTCGTCGCTCGGGTCCGCGAAGAGGACGAGCGGCTCACCGCCTACCTCGAGGGCGACCGCTGGTTCCAGCAGCTCGAGGGCGACAAGCCGGCGCACATCGCCTACTTCTCCCCCGAGTTCGGCGTCGACGGCTCGCTGCCGCAGTACTCGGGCGGGCTCGGCATCCTCGCCGGTGACCATCTCAAGAGTGCGTCCGACCTGGGCGTGCCGCTGACCGGCGTCGGGCTCTTCTATCGCGCGGGCTACTTCCGCCAGTCGATCGGCGACGACGGGTGGCAGCGCGAGGCCTATCCCCTGCTCGATCCGTACGGCCTCGGCTTGACGCTGCTGCGCGACCGCGCCGGCGCACCGGTCGAGATCGCGCTCGATCTGCCGGGCGACCGCCGCCTGTACGCGAGGGTCTGGATCGCCGACATCGGGCGCATCCCGCTGCTGCTCCTCGACTCCGAGACGCCGTCGAACACCGACGAGATGCGCCGCGTCACCGATCGCCTGTACGGCGGCGGCGGCGAGCACCGTCTGCTGCAGGAGCTGCTGCTCGGCGTCGGCGGCGTGCGCGCCGTGCGGGCGTGGTCCGAGCTGAACGGTCGCCCCGCCCCCGACGTCTATCACACGAACGAGGGCCACGCCGGGTTCCAGGGACTCGAGCGGATGTCGGAGCTCATCACGCAGGACGCCCTGAGCTTCGACGAGGCCCTCGCCCAGGTGCGCGCGGGCACCGTCTTCACGACGCACACCCCGGTGCCCGCCGGCATCGACCGTTTCTCGCGCGACCTCATCGCCGACTATCTCGCCAGCGGCCTCTTCCAGAACCTCGACGCGGGGCGTGCCATCGCGCTCGGCCTCGAGACCTGGAACGGCGGCGACCAGGGCGTCTTCAACATGGCCGTGCTCGGCCTGCACCTCGGGCAGCACGCGAACGGCGTCTCGGTGCTGCACGGCGAGGTGAGCCGCGGCATGTTCGGCATGCTGTGGCCGGGTGTCGACGCCGACGAGGTGCCGATCACGTCGATCACGAACGGCGTCCACGCTCCGACCTGGGTGCACCCCGCTCTCAAGGCCGTGAGCGAGCGGGCGTGGGGCGACGCGCGCACCGACACCCATGACTGGACCGACCGGGCTGCCGTGACGGATGCCGAGCTCTGGGGTGTTCGTCAGCAGATGAAGGGCGGGCTCATCGCCGAGGCGCGGCGGCGGGTGGCGGCATCCGTGTCCACGGGCAACGGCCACACGCCCTCGTGGGTGGAGGATCTGCTCGATCCCGATGTGCTCACCATCGGCTTCGCCCGGCGCGTGCCCACGTACAAGCGGCTCACGCTGATGCTGCGCGATCCCGAGCGGCTGACTGCTCTGCTCACCGACCCCGAGCGGCCGGTGCAGATCGTGATCGGCGGCAAGTCGCACCCGGCCGACGACTCGGGCAAGATCCTCATCCAGCAGCTCGTGCGCTTCAGCCGCGATCCGAAGGTGCGCGGGCGGATCGTGTTCCTGCCCGACTACGACATCACCCTCGCCAAAGACCTGTACCCCGGCTGCGACGTGTGGCTCAACAACCCGCTGCGCCCCCTCGAGGCGTGCGGCACGAGCGGCATGAAGGCCGCGCTCAACGGCGCGCTCAACCTCTCGATCCTCGACGGCTGGTGGGACGAGTGGTTCGACGGCGAGAACGGCTGGGCGATCCCGACCGCCGACACCGCATCGAACGACGAGGAGCGCGACGACGCCGAGGCCGCGGCCCTGTACGACCTCATCGAGCACCAGCTCGTGCCGAAGTTCTACGAGCGCGAGGGCGGCATCCCCACCGCGTGGCTGGGCATGGTGCGGCACACCATGACCGATCTCGGCAAGAAGGCGACGAGCGACCGCATGGTGCGCGACTACGTCCAGCGGCTGTACGTGCCGGCGGCCGCCCACGACGTGGCGCTGCGCGCGAACGAGTTCGCCCTGGCGCGCGAGGTCGCCGCGTTCGTCGGACGCATCAAGGGCGCGTGGGGCCGGATCTCGATCGCGAGCGTCGACAGCTCCGGCATCCCGGCGCAGGCGCAGGCCGGCGACGCTCTCGAGGTGCGCGCCGACGTGCGACTCGACGGCCTCTCGCCCGACGACGTCGCGGTCGAGTTGCTCTACGGCAGCACCGACGAGGACGACGCGCTCGCGCGCGACCACTCGGTGTACCGCCTCTCCCCCACCGGCGAGGGCGTGGACGGAGTGCGGGCCTTCACCGGCACGCTGCCGCTCAGCGTCACGGGCACGTTCGGGTACACCGTCCGCGTGCGGCCGGCGCACCCGCAGCTCGTGTCGCCCGTGGAGCTCGGCTTCGTCACGTACGCCTCGTAG